The Rosa chinensis cultivar Old Blush chromosome 7, RchiOBHm-V2, whole genome shotgun sequence DNA segment tcacatgtatatatttgctCTTATCGATCCATACACTGGTCTATCTTGTCCCTTTATCTATCTTAAATTCTTATCTTTATTAGCAAAGAGTACTTacaagaagttatggctttAGGCTGCAGGCAGCAACTCTGAAGAAGCAGCAAGACCTGAATTAGCCGAAGCCGATGTGGTTGTTTTTCTGGGTGATTTCAATTACCGACTTTTTGGTATATCTTATGATGAAGCACGGGACTTCGTTTCACAAAGATGCTTTGATTGGCTCAGAGAAAAAGATCAGCTCAGAGCAGAGATGAAAGCTGGGAAAGTTTTCCAAGGGATGCGTGAGGCACTCATCAGATTCCCTCCAACATACAAGTTTGAAAGGCACCAAGCAGGTTTAGCAGGTATTTGAGAGTGCATGGAAGTACTATCAGTTTCTGAATTAGCTAGTTTGCTATTTGAGCTCTTGGCTTGTTCTTGTATATATACAAAGTCAAAAGCCATTGATCCAGATCCAAATAAGATATAAATGAACCACTAAAACGAACTACCTACCCAGATAAACGTTGTTGTTTTGTACTATGTTAATAACAAATTGACACCTTTGCTAAATATACATCCTTTCCAGGATATGATGCTGGTGAGAAGAAACGAATTCCTGCCTGGTGTGACAGAATAATATATCGTGATAATCGATCAGCTCCAGTCTCTGAGTGCAGTTTAGAGTGCCCTGTGGTCTCAGCAATTTTACAGTATGTTCTTGTGACTTTAGAATTTAAATGTTAATATTGTCTcctcttcttcaatttttttatatattttttatttttctaaaactGTGTCCATTAACTTTGAAATAGGTATGATGCGTGCATGGATGTGACTGACAGTGATCACAAACCTGTCCGGTGTAAATTAACTGTGCAAATTGCCCATGTTGATAGATCGGTAAGGAGAGGGGAATTTGGGGAAATTATTAGATCCAATGAGAAAATCAGATCTATGCTTGAAGAATTGAATTATGTTCCTGAAACTAGTGTGAACACAAACAACATAGTCCTTCAAAATCAGGATACATCCATTTTACGTATCACCAATAAATGCGTGAAGGATATGGCCATATTTAAAATCATTTGCGAAGGTCACTCCACTGTCAaggaggatggagaagagcctGATTATCGCCCCAGAGGTGCCAACGGGTTTCCCAGATGGCTTGAggtataaaattaaaaaaatttggccAGCTGCTGCATGCTGCTATGtccttaatttaattaaaatctTTTTCACTTTGGTGCAAATTATATAGGTCACACCAGCAGCTGGCATGATTAAACCCGAACAATCTGCGGAAGTATCCGTTCATCATGAAGAGTTCCATACTTTAGAAGAATTTGTTGATGGCATCCCTCAAAATTGGTGGTGTGAAGATACTCGTGATAAGGAAGTGATTTTGCTGGTGAATGTCCAAGGTAGCTGCTCAGCGCAAACATACACTCACCGAATCCGTGTGAGGCATTGCTTCTCAGCCAAGACAGTATCGCGCATTGACTCCAAATCCAACAGCTCTAGAAAAGGCCAGGGAAGTCCAGTTCACAAGCAACCTGCTAACACTTCAAGTGAAACCAACTCAAAAAATCCTTGAAACTGGCCAGTATCAAGTACTAATAGCTAGTATGAGGCACCCATACATCGCGTGGTAGGAGAGACGGAGTGAAGACTGAAGACGGATTTAATCGCTGCCAAGTGTGCGGATCCTTCTAGCTAGAAATGTTAGGAAAAGAACTtggtgtatatatttttattcgaTCACTCGTACAGCCGACCTGTTTTGCATGACTGAGTCAGCAGTATAGGACAGGTTTTAGTTTTATATCATTAGTATGCAACATCATTTCTTCTCTTTATTAACAGGTTCATTCTCTACCTCAAAATTTCCTAGTCATACAACATCGATCGATTTGTATTTGCTTTCTCAGTAGCCAGGTTTGATGGAAATGGAAATGCATAGGGTAGCAGTTTTCTGCCTGGCTGATCCAACTAAAAACTACGCATCAGAATCGGAGTTTGTTCACTTTCATTTATGACTACTAACAAGTGAGTTTGATCTATAATGTATCAGGACCATATCCAAGTATATTGTGATCTCTCTGTCAGTATCCAATTTATTATCGACATTCCTTTAGCCTTGATGAATCCATCATCAGTCAGTAATTTTCCAATGCATATGTATATGGAAGGGGGTGTGGTTTGTAAAAAATAGGGTGAGTTTCACCCCCAAAGAAAAAATAGGTTGAAATCAAGGTGTGCAATGCCCTTGTTGAGACTAGTGAGTTTATGAACTTTGTTAAAACTTCAAGCCTTCATGCGTGCATTCGAAACTTTCGTCCATTTGTTCAGAACTCGTCCATAAAATGTGCATTAGAAGCCGAAAGGCAATTTGCACCCTATGTGCCCAAACACCTGAACGCACCTTAGGAGGTTAAAAATTGTCGtctctatttaaaaaaaaaaaaaaaattaattaattaattaattttggcGGATTCATGACCAGAAGCTGATAGTAGAACCTTAGACACTAGTcccattttggtaatttacCCTCTGCCACTGGAGTACTCTATTCTGGTCCTTAACCAGAAGCTGATGCAAGGCGGCAGTTGTGTTCTATTCCTCTGTTTTGTTTCATCGCAGCCGGCCATTCCCCTCCGATGTGCAAACGCGGATAACTGGCTTTGTCAAAAGTATAATCGCTCCGCATCTGGAGGCCATAAAAAGGTTtagaacttcttcttcttcttcttatttactCCAAAATATAGCtcgacttgtagttttaatTCCAGAATTTGTTCAAGGGGCAGATAAAGTTCCCAtcttttgctttttgttttttgatctGACTGATACAGTTTGTAGGTGGTGTTTTATAGACTTTTCATTACCAAGTAGCTCTAAGCAAATTTGtgtttgaaatttgaacttcaTTCCAAGGCACAAGATTGAGACTTGAGATCAAAGACACAGACTTTTTAGGAATACCCATTGTTTTGAAACGGACACTTTAGCTTACCAGTAAGTTTTGATTCCATGAAACAGAGGGAACAAAGATTAGGGAAAAATGGATCAGctaatttgtttttcttagatTTATGTCCAATTAATGAATAGTTTGAGCTGAAAATCTAGCTTTTGGGAAGTTGATATGAGGGGAATTAGCTAAGTTTTCAATTGTGTTATTGCAGATCAAAAGTTAATGCTCTGCATTTTCACCGTACACATGGTACCAAGTGTTGCTGTATCTTGCTTGAGCTTATCGCAATATGCTTATCATTCAAACCACATGTCAAAACATATATCATTGAGTAAATATAGAAGAGACATAAGGAGGGGTTGCATTACAAGGTCTCAAATTTTGCCTTCAGTTCTTGGGGATGCTGATGGGTTACGAGTATTTGTGCTCTCAGATTTGCACACTGACTATACTGAAAACATGAAATGGATCAAGGACTTATCGTCCGTCAGATACAAGAATGATATTCTTATTGTTGCTGGTGATGTTTCTGAGACATACAAGAACTTTATAATGACCATGTCTCTCTTGAAGAATAAATTTGAACATGTCCTTTATGTTCCTGGGAACCATGACCTCTGGTGCCGTCGGGAGGGAGAAATTTATGTGAGCAATGCTATTTATTTGCCAGGCCGTTATAGTGCTTGTACTATATCCTCCCAGTGCAGTATTTCTCATCACTTAGCATCTTAATGTTATATACATCTCTATGCATTTTTTACTTATGATAGTATATGTTAGCATGAACTGcactaccattttttttttccctgtgtgtttgtgtgtgtgttagcAAGAAAGCTGTCTTTCTATTTAGGAGTTGGGAGATTCAATTGATAAAGTATGAAGTAAAGAGAATTTCAAAGTCAAGCTGCTACTGCATTAGgtctttgattgattgattcagattaaagtgagaaaaaaaaaaaacacttttttACTGCATTTACTTTCATTTCAGTTTAATTTTATCTATTATCAGATAGATATCCTTTCATGAAAATCATAGGCATGGATCATCTGATTGGATGCTAGTGTGAATCATTAGATGCTGAATATGGCTCTTTCTGTTAGTGCCACTTTATTCCAAGTTAATAGTGCATATCTATTTCTTGTTTAATTAATGACTCTTTATTCACATGAACTGCAAGGTTTCTTCCTACTTATCAAAAATTATACGTGATTCTGTTTTTCAGCTTGATTCTCATCAGAAGTTAAATAAAGTGCTAGATGCGTGTAGAGGACTTGGAGTTGAGACAAATCCAATAGTTTTAGATGGCTTGGGAATTATTCCTTTGCTCTCATGGTATCATGAGGTGATTGGTGTAATAACATATTTGGAGCTGAAATTTTCAGCTCCGTGATTATTGATGGCTTTATCATAGTAAATACTTAAAATTACATTTAACATAAAAAATAGATTTCCTTTTTGTGCAGAGCTTTGATAAGGAGGAGGAAATAACCAATATCCACATTCCACCTCTAGAGATGGTAATTTGTGCTGTTTTTCATTTAACTATATTTGCCATAGAACGATTTTTTATGCTTCTGGCCAGTTCTGCTTTGGTCTTTAAGAATACCAGTTGTTGTTCTTTCTCTCTATTGGTCCGCACAAATTTTACTTGTTCAACCCAATATGCTAGGGGAGAAGTGGACAACTGGTCCAGCCACCagttacttttcttttttcccctctctttctctccctccTGAAAAGATTAATGTTAGTTCTACATTTAGGCATGCAAGGACTTTAAGGCATGCAAATGGTCTGGGGAACTGTCAAATGGAGATACCTCGCTTGCTCTGTATTTCGATGCAATGAATGAGAAGAATCAAAACGTGATCAAGGAGATCCAGAACACATGTAGCCAAATAATTACCTTTTCTCACTTTGTCCCCAGGTCAGTAAATTGATCAAGGAGATCCAGAACACATGTAGCCAAATAATTACCTTTTCTCACTTCCAAGATAATAAAGTCTGTCTGGTTGCTTTTGCAAGTTGCTTCTCAGATCATATGTGTTGTTGATTGTAGTTTGTACCAACTAGTGAaagatggtttttttttcctctacaGTATTAATAATCTTACTCTAAATTGATGTGCTAGAAAACTGAATGGTTTTGGTTGCAAATTCCAATCATGCATTGAAGTTTGCTAAGTGGTAGCAGCGATACTTGTGAGGCACAGTGGTTCTGCAAAATGGTTGCGGTGATGGTGTTGTACATGCTGTTTCAATATATTGTCAgcttgtgtttatttatatttatatttttttaattactgCCAAGTCACATACCTATATACTCTATAAAGCCTCAGAAATAAGGTTCTGTAAATTGACTCTCACAAAGCCTTCTCCACTAAGTCAATATGTATGTAAGAAAGATTAATATCCAATTTTAATCAAAATGTCTTATGATTCATCCCATTAAAATCACTGTTCTAtgctctctcttccttctctctagTTTACTTGTCTGACTTAAACATCAATTTTGTCAAACTTTACTCTGTGGACCTTTATTATTTGTGGTGGTTAAGAATAcctgttggtaagttataattccaacattgtaaaggtcatgggttcgattctcactgacatatgtaagggtggtGGGCTAAGggttttttaaaaataaaaataaaaatttaatttggAGTCTGATATTGAGAAACCTTCTGTTCCTGTAATTTTGAGGCGGGTAAACCTTTCAAATTACAAGAAGTGACAATGTTTCTCAGACTATAAGAAGTCATATTTGCGTTTACTGATATACTCTCTTGGTTCTCATGATTCAGTTTTGACAGTTTCATGCAAATGTTAATTTTGTAAGTTTTTTCAGCTGTCCGTTAGataccttttttttcttgttttttttttttctaaagataaaaaaaatcaacaaaagaaGGTAACATTTGAAATTTTTTGCCTGGGGCCTCAGTTTTCATTGGACTAGTCCTCATCACATTGGCTCTGAAATTTTGGTTTCGTGATTTATTAGATTCCAAACCTGCTAGATATGCTTCATATATCCTTTTTGGTAAACACTTCAGTGTGCATCATTCTTGTGTCCTTTCTGTGTATCTCATGTGTCAGTAAGTTTATTGCTTCTGTCATTGTGATTTCTTAGCTTGACAATTGCTTGCATACCATGTGACCAGGCAAGAGCTGTGTCCAGAGAAAAGAATGCTATTCTATCCGAAGCTTCCAAAGATTATTGGCTCTGATTGTCTTGAGGTTCGTATAAGGTCCATCCATGGGGTTGAAGGAAGTGCATCTGCATGTCATGTGTTTGGTCACACACATTTCTGCTGGGATGCTGTGCTTGATGGTATCAGGTGCATTCATCACCCATTTGCATTTCATACGGTTAGTTTATTAGGGAATGTACTGCTACTGTGGGAACAAAGGGAGACGAGTGCCTGTAGAGAGTCACAAAAAAACATGAAGGCTATACGGATAGAAACTGCTAGAGAATGTCAATAGAAATGATCAGTCAAAAGCATGAAGGCTATAATATGAAGGCACTAATTCCTGAAGTGGTAATGAACTAATAATTCTAGCAGCCTTCATATTTACTCAAGAAAAGGCTAAAGAGACCACATTTTCCACTCTACTCTTCTTAAAGCTGTCTCTCTTAACTCGAGATTAATGCTAAAGAGACCCATTTTCTTATACCACATTGTAGACCACACGATGTAGCAGGCCCACATCATTCAATGAGAGTAACCACTGAATTATTTTTCATTACATTTTTTTCATTCATGAATGCTTGGTAATACTTTATGATTTTGTGGTTTAAATGTGGCGAATGAAAATGTGATCTGTCTAGCATCGTTCTTCACTTGATCATTAAATAGTTTTTCTTGAGAAGTGTTGGTTTGGTTTTCTTTCACGGGATTATGGACCTAAGTTTATAGACGCCAAAGAAACCTCTGAACCTTGTGTAGAGAGAATGaagtttgattttttattttttatattttttattttatatacaaATATGTTGGGTGGTTGTACAATTCATCATCATTCAGTACACAGTAGTCCTTATGTTGGTAGGAGTTGAGCAATGTGTAATTCCTTCAACGTTCTAAGAATTTGTGGGGTTACCTCTCCTTCCATCATCTACATCATATCAGGATTCGTGACAAGTATTGGCATGCACTTTTACAATGCAGGTATCTGCAGGCTCCATTAGCTTACCCAAGGGAACGGAAGAGGAGAATGAATGGGGGTGAAAATTGGTTGCCATTTTGTATCTATTCTAATGGAAAGTTGTCTGATAGGCTTTCGCCGTGTTATTGGTCTGATTATTACTCTTCCAACCCAAGAACACCTCATAACACTAAACTTGCCCCTTGGGTTGCCAGGTTTTATAACCAAACATGACAGTTCAATAGACTCTATAACCAGATTGAATTTATTGATGTAATTTCTTTCATCTATGTAAAGCTTCTGAATGTTGTTGCTGTTACTCTGTTAGCCTATAAGTTCTGCTTCAGACGAAGCTAAGGAGGTAAGCGCCACAGGAAAATAATAACTGCTCCGCTCCTCACATGTATAAAGGTATTGCTTGAAAAAGGTGTcctggttttgtttttgttcgtTTTTTCTAATGAGCAATTGCTCGTTGCCTTAGAGATAGATTCCTGTAGTTGcattttttaatatttccaTTTAAGACTGTAAGTTATTATTCTGTAAAGTAAAAGTCATTTCTGATACCAATGCTGAAGCATATAGATGTTTAAGTAATAGTTCAAGGGCTCCAACCATGTTTAAATGTAGAAACAGACCCAAACTCTTTATTCTATTTCTGAGATACAGAATTGGAGATCCATACGATCATGCTAAACATTCAAAGCCCTATAAGAGGTTCATGGAACTACATGGATATCTAGCAGCAAGATGGATGCTTGAGAGTATCCGTAAGAGAACCATCGGATCGGATCGGAGGCTTTTCTGCTAATCTCGGCTTTTGGGGCTAGGTCAGGTAAGGGCCTCTGTTGGGATAAAGTTAACTgctgagaatttttttttcgagTTTGCTTGTTGTATTGGATTTTGTTGTCTATCTGGTTGATACTTTGTGCACAGATTTTGCTAGGTAAATCTGGTTGATACTTTGTTGTCGTAAATCTGGTTGATACTAAGCGAGTAAGTGAGAAGCATATCTTTACTACTATAAATGGAGGTCCTTTTTAGTGTAAAgggcttcaccaaattttgaagtacttatcaaattaagttaataaaatataaataaataaaagtgtaaaaatataattaactaaactaccattattttatgtctaaaaaataaataactattCTTTATAGTCGATCTATTTTTCATTAACatcctaataataaaaaaataaataactattCTTTATATTCTTTATAGTCGATCTATTTTTCATTAGGGAAAATCATCTGTACAGTACATGACCTTtgccccattctaaacttcagtacctcacattcagaaaatatcagaacggtacctgaggttctgaccccgaccgaagaatggtacctagagccgttAGTTCCGTTACAGAAGCTGACAGCTGGCATATTTTGATAagtaaatgaccaatttaccctttgtttttttgttttacttaattttcttcatataacttcctctctgtctctctctgactccctccctctctctctctctctctaaacctcGCTCATCCACCCGACTACAACAAACCCGAACAATGGGCTCCGATGACCTCTCCACCGTGTTCGCCGCCACTGACGATGAGAAGTACAAGTTCAAGAGGCCGGAGACCGCACCGTCCATAAATATCCATCGTTGTATTCCCAAGTAAACATCAACACCAACATGATTTTCTTCCACTTACTTTCACCATAGAATCCGAAATTTGCCATTCACCCAAGTGAATACATGCTAAAACAGCCTTCACCATCGTCACCGCATCAACCCTCACATTCTCCATTACTTTCATCGCCTCAAAAATACCCAAAACCTCCTTATACCTACTACACTTACTATACTCACATATCAAAGATTCCACCATACCAAATATATCTCACGCATTTCATCAATCACTTTATGGGCACAAACCAAATCACCACAACTCGAATACATATGAACCAATTCCATTCAATGACTCCATTCAATCCAAAATCAACCAACTCTAGAAATCCAAAGAAACCCAATTGAAATCCGAACCCAATTCTTAAGAATCCCAGGTCAATTCTGTAGTGCATTTTCGAAATAACGGTTTTGCACAACCTAACCTGCAATTTGATTGAGGGTTCAACTCTTTCTCACAATTAAGGAAACTGCAATCCAATTTGCACCAACATAACCCTTGGAAGCTGCAATGCATAAATTGGAAAGGAAAATTAGGGAAACAAAATTGCTCATAGAAAATGAAACAGAGAGCCCTCAAACTTTCTCACAATTTCCTAAAAAACTCACTTCCTGCCTCACTGTTCCAAGTCAAACCCAGCAACATATTGATGGCAATTATCTCAACATCGCGTGGATTGATCATCACAGTACCCAATTCTTTCTCCCTCTTTCTCATAGCTTCCAAATCGACTTCTAAGGTGGCTTCCATGGCCTTCTGGAATCTTGTCGAATCGACCTGGCGATCTTCAACGCGGTCAGTGAGCTTATCGAAGGCTTTGCTCTGTTGCTGCAAGTCCTTGGAGTCCTCGATCCTATCAATTCCTTCTTCGGGTCAGTGAAGGTTGGGTCCGATCTGAGAGACTGTAGTGATATTGGTGGCTCCATTGAGACTGgaattcgagagagagagagagagagatgaaagtTGATGTCGGAATTTAGGTCGGTGAAGGCTGATTCCGATCTGAGAGATGGTGGCGAAGCCTGTGGCTCCGTTGAGACCGAAGAGAgttgaatgagagagagagagagagagagagagagagagagagagagagagagagagagagatgaattagataaaaaaaaattagaataagacatgaaaagacgaaaatatccttcaaTTGTCAACTtctgtaacggagctaacggctccaggtactATTCTTCGGTCGGAGTCAGAATctcaggtaccgttctgatattttctgaatttgagGTACTGAAATTTAGAATGGAGCAAAAGTCAGGTACTGTATAGACGATTTTCCCTTTTCATTAACATCCTAATATCACCCGCGTTTCTCGCGGGCACATTGCTGGTAATAATAACTATAAGGAAATAGCAACTATATGGCCACAGGTAGTGTGTGCACTAGGCCGAAGAAATAACTGTTTGGCACTTTATTAGCTTTTACAATCACATATGTGAATGTGATGGACATGACCTCTACACAATCGAAGAGAAAAAGTTCCCAAGCCCAACCCAacaaaaagagaaggaagaaaATTACAGAAAATTGAACACAAACACTAGTGAACATCTGAATTGCACAGGGAGCAAGCTAGCAGAGGCTATTTTCCAATTCATACATTGACATTATTATACCATCAACGAACTAGTAGTCCTCGGGAGCCAAGGGCTGGTGATGTGTGTGGTGGGGAGCCTCTGTTGGTATGACCATGTATTCGTACATGAGAGCTGCCAACCCCCCACCTATAAATGGTCCAACCCAGTAGATCCAGTGGTTCCTCCATCTCCACCCTACCAGGGCTGGTCCAAATGCCCTTGCCGGATTCATGGATGCCCCGTCAAACGGCCCACCCACCAGGATATTTGCGCCAACAATGAATCCAATGGCCAGAGGTGCTATAGTTCCCAAGCCACCCCTCTTGGGATCAATGGCTGTAGCATATACGGTGTAAACTAACCCAAATGTCATCACAATCTCTAGTATTAGCCCATGCCACTCGCCAACACCGGGGGCAACGTTGAACCCCACTGTTCTCTGAATACATATTTACAAAATTCTCGTAAGTACTAGTCTAAGGTTATCTAATTCAGAAAATAATTGGGTGCATTCAAAAAATAGGGATTCAATTACCATGCCATTTGTGACAAGCCTTAGCAAAAGGGAAGCCACAATAGCCCCAAGGAGCTGAGCGACCCAGTAGTAAAAGGCGCGAACAACCGATATCCTTCCACCGAGAAGAGCACCAAAGGTTACTGCAGGGTTGACATGGCCACCAGAGATGTTAATGCTGGCTGAGATGgctgagaagagagagaatgcaTGTGCAAGAGCTATGGCTATCAGCTCAGACACTGATGTGTCGCTGTCCTTGTAAATTTTCCCTGCATGAGAAACAAAAGTTTAAGAAAGACATACGTACATATCCACGcatattttatatataatatgCTACGCATACAATCCCGATGGAGCTATCTTGTGATCGTATTGCTCATGGTTCAGTTTATGTTTATGcaacaattaagctagctataTGTGTATGTATTAACATAGTTAGGTACCAAGAGCGAGGATAGAGCCTTCCCCAGCAAAGACAAAGATGAAAGTGGCAATGAATTCAGCTAAAGTAGCTCTGATGGAGTCGGGGTGGGTAGCCTCGTCGGCCCTCCCAAACGCGTATCTACGAGCAGGCTGCGGCATGGTCGCAATTACTTGAGCCTAGATAGTGCTATAGCTCTTACTAATCACGTATGGTTTATATCTATTGATGATAGAAGTAATAATTATATGATCTGCCGGCAGTGGAGCTGCTGTTTTGCTTAGTTCTTTGCTTGGCTTCACAG contains these protein-coding regions:
- the LOC112180069 gene encoding uncharacterized protein LOC112180069 isoform X3, which translates into the protein MLFICQAVIVLLDSHQKLNKVLDACRGLGVETNPIVLDGLGIIPLLSWYHESFDKEEEITNIHIPPLEMACKDFKACKWSGELSNGDTSLALYFDAMNEKNQNVIKEIQNTCSQIITFSHFVPRQELCPEKRMLFYPKLPKIIGSDCLEVRIRSIHGVEGSASACHVFGHTHFCWDAVLDGIRYLQAPLAYPRERKRRMNGGENWLPFCIYSNGKLSDRLSPCYWSDYYSSNPRTPHNTKLAPWVARFYNQT
- the LOC112175132 gene encoding probable aquaporin TIP3-2 → MPQPARRYAFGRADEATHPDSIRATLAEFIATFIFVFAGEGSILALGKIYKDSDTSVSELIAIALAHAFSLFSAISASINISGGHVNPAVTFGALLGGRISVVRAFYYWVAQLLGAIVASLLLRLVTNGMRTVGFNVAPGVGEWHGLILEIVMTFGLVYTVYATAIDPKRGGLGTIAPLAIGFIVGANILVGGPFDGASMNPARAFGPALVGWRWRNHWIYWVGPFIGGGLAALMYEYMVIPTEAPHHTHHQPLAPEDY
- the LOC112180069 gene encoding uncharacterized protein LOC112180069 isoform X2 gives rise to the protein MLCIFTVHMVPSVAVSCLSLSQYAYHSNHMSKHISLSKYRRDIRRGCITRSQILPSVLGDADGLRVFVLSDLHTDYTENMKWIKDLSSVRYKNDILIVAGDVSETYKNFIMTMSLLKNKFEHVLYVPGNHDLWCRREGEIYLDSHQKLNKVLDACRGLGVETNPIVLDGLGIIPLLSWYHESFDKEEEITNIHIPPLEMACKDFKACKWSGELSNGDTSLALYFDAMNEKNQNVIKEIQNTCSQIITFSHFVPRQELCPEKRMLFYPKLPKIIGSDCLEVSAGSISLPKGTEEENEWG
- the LOC112180069 gene encoding acyl-carrier-protein phosphodiesterase PptH isoform X1 produces the protein MLCIFTVHMVPSVAVSCLSLSQYAYHSNHMSKHISLSKYRRDIRRGCITRSQILPSVLGDADGLRVFVLSDLHTDYTENMKWIKDLSSVRYKNDILIVAGDVSETYKNFIMTMSLLKNKFEHVLYVPGNHDLWCRREGEIYLDSHQKLNKVLDACRGLGVETNPIVLDGLGIIPLLSWYHESFDKEEEITNIHIPPLEMACKDFKACKWSGELSNGDTSLALYFDAMNEKNQNVIKEIQNTCSQIITFSHFVPRQELCPEKRMLFYPKLPKIIGSDCLEVRIRSIHGVEGSASACHVFGHTHFCWDAVLDGIRYLQAPLAYPRERKRRMNGGENWLPFCIYSNGKLSDRLSPCYWSDYYSSNPRTPHNTKLAPWVARFYNQT